The Candidatus Limnocylindria bacterium DNA segment CCAGACGCTCCTCGCCCGCGGTCGCGATCCCGCACGCGCGAAGGTAGGCGTACGCGGCGAAGCCGGCCAGCGCGATGATGATGAGCGCGAGGATGATCACCATCGGCCCCACGCTACCGGCCACGGGGCAAGGCGAAAGTCGGCGCCGCCAAGAACAGGTGTAAGTCCCGACCCGACGCGGTCCGCGACCTCTGGCCCGCAACGGTGCGACGATCGGCCCTGCCACGTCGCGAAAAGCGTGCGAACATCCAAGACGTCCCGAGGGGCCTGCCGAGGGAATCGCGGGTCAGAGATCCCATCAACGACCGCGAAACTGGGAGCGGCATCAAACACGATCACGATCCAAGGAAGATCGTGGATCGGCTCCTTCGACCGAAGAAGACGAGTCATGACAAGACTTCGGCGAACGGCAGGTCGCTCGGGTTTCACGTCCCCCGAGCATCCCAGTTCTCAGGTGTCGAATGGCCGCGATTAAGCGGCGTAACGGCTCTCGCCCGCGTGCGTGTCCTGGCGGACCCTATGGGCATGGCGATGTTGATCCACCGACGGCTCGATCTCCAGGGTGTCCCTTGGCAGCTCACGCTCAGTCGTGTGTCGAACACCATGAGCGAGCTCTCCCACGGCGAGCTGGTCGAGGTCCTCTCCACGGACCCCGGGTCGGTGCGCGCGCTCGACACCTGGTCCCGCGCCACCGGCAACGCCCTTCTCGAGTCCAGTCAGTTCGGGAACGTGCTCCGCTTCGTCGTCCGCAAGCTGTAGCAAGCGCAGCGGCCGCGCTGTCTGCCAGCCGTCTCCGTCAGGTAATCGCTGTAGAGGACGGTCGGCCACTCCGGTTGGGCCGTTCGGCCGTGTCGAGGTGCGATCCGTCCGCTCAGGCTCCTCTCATGACGGCCCCGCGCTACCCCGGCATCCCCGTCGTGGCCGATGGCTCCGAGGCCATCGCGCATGTCGAAACGCGGATATCGGAAGGCTCCTGCGCGTACCCGATCACCCCCTCCACGACCATGGCCGCCCTGTACCAGGCAGCGGTCGCGGACGGCGCGGCGAATCTCTGGGGCACGCCGCTGCGGTTCATCGAGCCGGAGTCGGAGCATTCCTCGGCCTCGGCCGCCGAGGGCTTCGCGCTCGCCGGCGGACGCGTGACGAATTTCACCGCCGGCCAGGGGCTCATCCTCATGAAAGAAGTCCTCTACGTCATCGCAGGCAAGCGCCTGCCCGCCGTGTTCCATGTCGGTGCGCGCGCGCTCACGAGCCAGGCGCTGAACATCCACGCCGGACACGACGACGTGATGGGCGTCGCCGACACGGGCTGGGGGATCCTCTTCGCGCGCAACGTGCAGGAGGCCGCCGACCTCACCGCGATCGCGCGGCGCGCGGCCGAGGCAACGGAGACCCCGTTCCTTGTCGTGCAGGACGGCTTCCTCACGACGCACACGTTCGAGAACGTGCTGCTTCCGGAGGACGCGCTCCTGCGAGAGTTCGTCGGCGACCCACGCGAGCACGTGCGCTCCTACTTCGACCCGAAGGAGTCGCTGATGACCGGCGTCGTGCAGAACCAGGACGCCTACATGAAGGGGAGGATCGGGCAGCGTGTGTTCTACCACCGGCTCGCCGAGGAAGTCCGCCTTGCGATGCACGTGTGGACGGACCTCACCGGCCGGCCATACAACCTGGTCGATGCGTACCGCTGCGAAGACGCCGAAACGATCGTCGTCGCGATGGGCACGATCGCCGACACGGCGATCGCCGTCGTCGACGAGCTGCGTCGCGCGGGCCGTCGGGTCGGCTGCGTTGGGGTCACGAGCTTCCGTCCATTCCCGGCGGCGCGGATCGCCGCCGCGCTCAAGCACGCCCGTGCCGTCGCGGTCATCGAGCGCACCGATGAACCCGCGGCAGCCGACAACCCTCTCACGCGCGAGGTGAAGGCCGCGCTCGCGGACGTCGCAGGGAGCGGGGCACACATCCCGCTCGTCGCGTCGGTCTCGGCCGGCCTCGGCTCGCGGGACGTGGCGGCCGGCGACATCGCCGCCGTCTTCCGCTGGCTCCAGGAGCCACTGAGCAGCGAGCGCCGCTTCGCCGTTCTGGGCATCCGTCATCCGCTCGCGCTCGAACGCATGGAGCTCGATGTCCGACCCAAGGGCGCGTACAGCATGCGCGGGCACTCGATCGGCGGGTTCGGCTCGGTGACGACGAACAAGCTGCTCGCGGCGCTCGTCGGCGATCTCTTCGGCCTTCGTGTTCAGGCCTACCCGCGCTACGGCTCCGAGAAGAAGGGTCTGCCGACCGCGTACTTCCTGACGATCGCGGAGGGACCTATCCGCACGCACGCCGAGCTCGAACGCGTTGACTTCGTGCCGCTCCACGATGTCGCCGCGTTCTCTCAGGGTGCGCCGCTCCACGGTCTGGTCGATGGCGGCACGGTCTTCGTTCAGTCGCCGCTCACCGACCCCGAGCGGATCTGGGCATCGTTGCCGGTCCGCGCACGCACCGAGATCCTCGCGCGGCGCGTTCGCGTCGTGGCGCAGGACACCGCCGCGCTGGCGCGCACCCACTCCCCACGGCCCGACCTTCTCGTGCGCATGCAGGGCGTCGCGCTCGTCGGTGTATTCCTCCGCGTCGCGCCTTTCGCGCAGCGTGCCGGACTGAGCGAGGACCAGCTCATGGCCGCGGTGCGCGATCGCTTGACGCGCTTCTTCGGAAAGCGCGGCGGGGCGGTCGTCGACGCGAACATGGCCGTGGTCCGCGCTGCGTACGACGGTGTGATCGACGTGACCGAGGCGATCATCGGCGCCGCCGCGACCCCCCACCTTCAGGAGGTGACGTGATGACCAGACGCATCGTGCGCGATGTCATGACGAAGGCCAGCATCAACGTCCGGGCGGATGCCCCGCTCAGCGAGGCCGCCGGCCTGCTTGACACGTACCACATCAGCGGCATGCCGGTCGTCGATCGAGATGGGCACCTCGTCGGCGTGATCTCCCAGACCGATCTCCTGCGCGCGCGGGTCATCGATCACCTCTGGAGAGCGCTGCCCGGCCTGGCCGTACGCCACCTCATGACCGCACCCGCCGTTACCGCGAGCGAGGGCATGGCGCTCGACGACGCCGCGGCTCTGATGGAGAAGGAACAGATCCATCGGCTCGTGGTCGTTGCCGAGGATGGACGCACGCCGGTCGGCGTGCTGTCCGTCTCCGACGTCATTCACGAAATGGCGCACAGATGACGCTCACGAAGCAGCCCGGCGCTCCGATGGAGACACACGCGGTCGCCGACGCTCAGCATCTCTTTGACGTGCACGCGTACGTCGACGATTTCAATCGCGCCGTCATGGACGCATATCGCGCGAACGCCGCGGATGTCGAGCTTCCGGCCGACCGGGGGGTCGCCCGGAGCATCATCCCGCCGGGCACTGCCGCGACACGCGACTTCAGTCACCTAGCGCCGCGCATCCCGGAGTTCATCGCCGACCGCTGCGTCGGCTGCATGAGCTGCGTGAACACCTGTCCCGACACGGCGATCCTCGGCATCGCGCTCCAGAAGTCCGCCGTCGAAGAGCGGACCGCGGCGTTCGCGAAGACCGAGCCGAACGCGGCGCGGGCGGCCGAGACGGCGCGCTCGCACTTCGTCGAAACGCGTAAGTACGGCGAGGTGCCGGCAAAGCGTGGGCTCGAACCTGCGCTCTTCGGCATCTTCGTCGATCCGGTGCACTGCAAGGGCTGCGCGGAGTGCGTCGAGGTGTGCGTCGCGCTCGGCTACGACGCGCTGGCGATGGTCGACAAGGCGCCGGAGGGCCCCAGCGCCGAGGCGACGCTGGATCGCTATGCGCGCGACATGCGCTTCTTCCGATCACTTCCGCCGACGCCGCGGGAGTATCGCAATGAGAAGGCCCTCGCGGACCTCATGCTCGGCGAGCACGCGATGGGGTACGTCGGGGGCGCGGGCTCGTGCTCCGGCTGCGGCGAGGCCACCGCGATCCGGATGCTGGTCGCTGCGACGCGACAGACCTACGGCAGCGAAGGGATGGGCATCGTCGCGTCCACCGGGTGCAACACGGTGTTCGGCAGCACCTACCCATACAACCCGTACCTCGTTCCGTGGACGAACTCGCTCTTCGAGAACGGTCCGGCAGATGCCCTCGGGATCCGTGCGCGCTGGGATCAGGAAGGCAAGTCCGAGCGTCGCATCTGGGTGATCGGAGGCGACGGCGCGATGTACGACATCGGCTTCCAGTCGCTGTCGCGGATGGTCGCAGCGGGCGCCGACATCAAGGTGCTCGTGCTGGATACGCAGGTGTACTCGAACACTGGTGGCCAGGCATCGACCGCGTCGTTCGGCGGACAGGTCACGAAGCTGTCCGCGTACGGCAAGTCGCTGCACGGACGTCCCGAGCGCCGCAAGGAGCTCGGCCGCATCCTCATGGCGCACGGTGACGTGTTCGTCGCGCAGACGACGCCGGCGCACGTGAACCACTTCTACAAGGCGATCCTCGACGCGAACAGCTATCCCGGACCCGCCGTCGTGATCTCTTACGCGCCGTGCCAGCCCGAGCATGGGATCTCCGACGACGCATCGAATCGCCAGTCGCGGCTCGCGGTCGACTCACGCGCTTTCCCGCTCTTCACGTATGACCCGCGGAAGGGGGCGACCCTGAAGGAGCGACTCTCACTGCAAGGGAACCCACAACTCGCGGCTGACTGGTCCACGCTCCCCGACGGAACGGTCGTGGACTTTCTCACGTTCGCGCGCACCGAGGGCCGCTTCGCGCCGCATTTCAGCGACGACGGCACGTCGAGCGCTGAGATACGCGCGACACAGGAGGATCGTCTTCAGAACTGGCGAACGCTTCAGGAGCTCGCCGGGACCCGCGGCACACCCACCACCACTGCGATTTCCGGTCCGTCAAACCCCGTGTCGGCGCCGCTCGTCGCCCCGTAGGGTCGTTCTGCCCCACAGCGCCGGTGCCCCTCGGCGAGGCTCGCCGTGCCGGCCCGCCGCGACGTCCCGGATCACCGGTACGCGTTCACACTGGCGATGACCGTTCTGGCCGCCTCAGGCGTCGCGTTACTCGCGGCGCTGTGGATCTTCGCGCAGGTGTTCTCCGCGGGCCAGGCAGGCTAAGCGGGCGATAGTGCGCTGTGGGTGGCGAGCTCTCTCGACCTTCTCGCCGACCGGCTGCGCGAGATGTTCCGCCCTTAGTTCCCTACCATCTGTTGGGGTCGTTGCGCCGCATACGTTTCTGTTATCCCGAGCGCTCGCTCCAACAGCCGTTGCCGCCACGTCCAGCGGAGTGCCACTGCCCAGAGCGAGCACGCGGCCACCGCGACGGCGAGATCTACGCCCTGGAGCGTGCCGAGGTCGAAGAACGCACGCAACTCCGGAGCAGTGATGGCCCACGCGAACGCGCCGAGCAGTGGAACGATCAGCGCGACTGTCGGCCAACCGGCGACGCTGTTCTCACCACCGGTCCAGCGGCGCGTCGGCGGCGCGGCGTAGACGACGAGCATCAGGCCGCACAGGATCGAGAACGTCGTGAGCGTGCTCCGTGCACGCTCGAGCGAGTCTCCGAACGCGGTGTACGCGACGAACAACAGCAGCGCGACGAGCGCCAGCGACCACGCGGCCGGCACCACGAAATGGATGAGCGAGCGGACCAGCCGCTCGCGAACGCGTGGCGTCGGGCGCGCGGTGGCGGCCAGCGCGATGGCCGGGATCCCCACGGTGAGGAGCGTGAGAAGCGCGGTCTGCTTCGGCGTGTAAGGGAAGCCCGCGTCCACCAGCGCGGCGGCAGCGATGAGCAGCGCCATGAAGGTGATACGCGTGAGGAAAAGGCGCAGCACGTCCTGCATGCCCTGGAGGATCCGCTGGCCCTCACGGAATGCGACGGGCAGCGCCGCGAAGGAGTCGTCGAGCAACACGAGGTCCGCGACGGCGCGAGCCGCCTGCGTGCCGCCGTGCAGCGCGATCGACAGGTCGGCCCTCTTGAGCGAGGGCACATCGTTCACGCCGTCGCCCACCATGGCCACGTACCGTCCGTCCTCGCGCATGGCCTGAACGAGTCGTTCCTTCTGGTGCGGAGCGACGCGCGCGAAGATCGCATGCTCCGCCGCGAATTGCCGCAGCCCGTCACCCTCGATCCGTTCGATGTCCGCGCCGGTCACGATGCCGCCGACGGGCTCGATGCCGGCGCTCGTGGCGATCGCACCGACGGTCTTCGGGTGATCGCCCGAGATCACCTTGATCGCCACACCGACCTGCGCGAAACGCGAGAGCGTCTCGCGCACCTCGGGGCGCAGCTCGTCCCGTAGCGCGACGACGGCGATCGGCGAGAGGTGAGGCGGAAGGACCGGACGCCCTCCTGCGTCGCGGAGGGCCGCGGGCTCCTGTGCGCGGGCCAGCAGGACCACGCGCAGGCCGCGTTCGGCGAGCTGTGAGGACACACGATCGACATCAGCGGCGTCCCCCACCGTCAGACGCGTGCGGAGCGCCTCCGGGGCCCCGAGCAAGAGCGGCGACCCGTCCTCATCGGAGAATGCCAGCGCGCTCCAGCGCAGCTCGGATGTGAACGAGACCTCATCGGCCAGCGGACGGCGTCGACCCTCGCACGACCGCGCGACCGCAGTGGTCGTGCGATCGAGTGTGCTGAGGCTCGCGACCACGTCGCCGAGGACCCCCCGCGCCGCGGACTCGTCAACGTGGAACGGCCGCAGCGCCTCGAGCACGAGTCGACCCGATGTCAGCGTCCCAGTCTTGTCGAGGCACAGGACGTCGACGTTGCTGAGTGACTCGACGGCGTTCGTCTGCTGCACCAGCGCGCCCTTACTGGCCATGCGCACCGCGCCCATCGCGTAGGCCGCGGCGATCGCTACGAACAGCCCATTGGGCACGAGCCCGAGAACGACGACGGCGAGTCTGACCACCTCGACCGCGGGCTGGCCCTCGATGATCGCGGATGCGACGAGGATGATCCCGAATGACACCGCGACGAACAGGATCACGCGCACGACGAGATCGACCTGCCGCTGTAATGGCGTCAACGCACGGCGCGGCGCCCGCGCTCCGACCGTGATGCGATTCGCGTAGCTTGCCTCGCCCACGCGGACGGCCTCGTATGCGGCGGCCCCCGCGATGCAGAAGCTGCCCGAGAGCACTTCGTCATCGCGGCCTTTCGCGACGGGCTCCGACTCCCCGCTGATCAACGATTCATCGAGGTCCATCTGCCCGGTGCCGGAGATCCTTCCATCGACGACGATCTGATCGCCCGGGCGCGCCACAAGCACGTCGCCGAGCACGACCTCCGCCGGATCGATCTCGCGCTCCGCTCCGTCGCGGATCACCCGTGCTCGCGGACGCGTCAGCAACGCGATCCGGTCGAGTACGCGTTTGGCCCTCACCTCCTGCGCAAGTCCGACGACCACGTTGATCGTGACGACCCCGACAGAGACGAGAGCGTCGCTCCACTGACCGAGGGCGACAAGCGCGAGCCCCATGACGAAGATCACGCCGTTCACGAACGTGAAGACGTTGTCGCGGAGGATCTCGCGATAGGTCCTTCCCGTGGCGGGCGGCTGCGGATTACCCAGGCCGCGCGAGCGCCGCTCCGCAGCCTCACGGTCGGACAGGCCGATCGGTGTGGGCTCGATCACGCAGACACCGTACGGGCAGGCGTCCGCGAGCAGTAGTGCCGCCCGGTCCATCGCGGCGTGCGGTCTGGCCGTATGTCGGAGTGGTCGCCGGCCCTACAGGCGGGCCGGTTCCGCGCCGGTAGCCTGCGGAGGACACAACCCGCGACGGAGGCCGGCGATGGTCATCGGTGGGTCGCTCTGCGCTGAGCGCAGCGACGGCCCAACAGGAGCGAGACGCGCTGAGGCTCGGCGAGACTGTTCAGGCAATCACCTACGTGAGAATGGGCGGCGAGCATCGGTCGATGCGACCTGTGGCCCTCGAAGTCGCATCCGGAACGCACGACGATCCCCGCCACGCCGCTTCGTACTGTCGCCTACGTGAGCGTGAAACGCGCGGACGAGGTCATCGCGAAAGCGATCCGCCGCGAGCTACGCGAGGACCCGTCGACCGCCGCACTGCACGTACACGTCGAGGTGCGCGATGGGGTCGCCATCCTCCGCGGTCGCGCCGATGATCTGAAGGACGCGGACAACGCGGCGGAGGTCGCCCTGCGCGTACGCGGCGTGCGGCGCGTGGCCGAGCAGCTGACGCTCCGCGAGCCCGTGGCATGACCGACTTGGTGGCAATGCGTCGACCATCACTTCGCCCTGAGGTGCCGCTGTGGGGGCGACGCCCAGCGTGACGGGTCGCTCTGCTCCAACGTGTCGCGGAAACGCCCGAATGCACGCCGTGCGTTGAAGGCAAGCAGCACGCGGGCAAGCGGACCGAGGGCACGCCAGACGCCTTGCGGCTCCCATTGCATCCGCCCAATCATGTCAGTGCCGTCGCCTGAGGGCGCGAAGTCACCGACCCAGCGGTAAGGCGACCCGCCTACCTCGCCCTCGATGACGACATGACGCGGAGCCTCGAACTCTCGCAGGTGCCACGTGACTCGGCCAAAGCCGACGTGCTCCCCTTCGAAGGACGTGCCGGGGCCGATGGGACCTGACGACGTTTTGGTGATCCTCCGGACCTGAGCGTTGTAAGCAGGCTCGTTGCGCAGATCCACGAAGAACGCGAACGTATCCTCCGGGTTTCGGGCGATGTGAATCCGTACTCTGGCCTCGATCACGTGCCCCTCCTTAGAGTCGTCCTCTCGTACTCGACCGGATCTCTTCCTGTCGCACCAGGCTGGCCTCCGAAAGTGCGCTCTCGATCGCGGTCGTCAGCACAGGCCGAGCGTCGCCTGGGCCCGCGCGACGCACTCGTCGAGCGGCGTGCGTGGCATGGTCGAATCCGCGGCGAACGCGGTCTGGCGGGCATTCGCAGCGTCCGACGACGGGCGCTGCCGGACACGCTCCTCGAGCGGATCTGCCACGACGGGCCATGTCGTCCTGCCACGTCGAGCCTTTTGACCCTATGGGGGTCACCGTGAACGCATCTACCGTCAAAACGTGCGGGATCCGTGGAGACGACACGATCAGCTCGCTCCGGGACCTGCACGAAGTGGACCGGAAGGTACGCGCCAGGCGGCTGGCTCCACCCTGAGGGGACAATCCCTCCTGTGATCGAACAGGGCGTCGTCCTGCGCGACGGCACGACGGTGCGCGTCCGTCCCGTCCTCGCCGCCGACCGGCCCGCGCTCGAGTCGTTCCTTCGCTCGCTGTCGCGGGACGCTCGGTACATGCGCTTCAACTCCCTCGCGATCGATCTGGGCGCCGCGGCCGCTCGTTGGGCGGAAGTCGGACCGGACACTTACGGACTCGTCGCCGTCGAAGGACCCGAGGCTCGCCTCATCGCCCACGCCGAATACGTGCGGATCGACGGAAGAAGGGCCGAAGTGAGCTTCGCGACGGCCGACGATCATCGCGGTCTGGGTCTTGCCACGCTGCTCCTCGCTGACCTCGCCGCGCATGCCCGCGCGCGAGGTATCCAGACGTTCGAGGCGTTCGTGCTTCCCGACAACCGACGGATGGCCGAGGTCCTGCGCGAGAGCGGGTTCACCGCGACGTCGGCGCCTCGCGACGGCTTCCAGTGCTGGCAGCTCTCCACCGATCTGACGGACGCC contains these protein-coding regions:
- a CDS encoding sulfurtransferase TusA family protein encodes the protein MAMLIHRRLDLQGVPWQLTLSRVSNTMSELSHGELVEVLSTDPGSVRALDTWSRATGNALLESSQFGNVLRFVVRKL
- a CDS encoding 2-oxoacid:acceptor oxidoreductase family protein, whose product is MTAPRYPGIPVVADGSEAIAHVETRISEGSCAYPITPSTTMAALYQAAVADGAANLWGTPLRFIEPESEHSSASAAEGFALAGGRVTNFTAGQGLILMKEVLYVIAGKRLPAVFHVGARALTSQALNIHAGHDDVMGVADTGWGILFARNVQEAADLTAIARRAAEATETPFLVVQDGFLTTHTFENVLLPEDALLREFVGDPREHVRSYFDPKESLMTGVVQNQDAYMKGRIGQRVFYHRLAEEVRLAMHVWTDLTGRPYNLVDAYRCEDAETIVVAMGTIADTAIAVVDELRRAGRRVGCVGVTSFRPFPAARIAAALKHARAVAVIERTDEPAAADNPLTREVKAALADVAGSGAHIPLVASVSAGLGSRDVAAGDIAAVFRWLQEPLSSERRFAVLGIRHPLALERMELDVRPKGAYSMRGHSIGGFGSVTTNKLLAALVGDLFGLRVQAYPRYGSEKKGLPTAYFLTIAEGPIRTHAELERVDFVPLHDVAAFSQGAPLHGLVDGGTVFVQSPLTDPERIWASLPVRARTEILARRVRVVAQDTAALARTHSPRPDLLVRMQGVALVGVFLRVAPFAQRAGLSEDQLMAAVRDRLTRFFGKRGGAVVDANMAVVRAAYDGVIDVTEAIIGAAATPHLQEVT
- a CDS encoding CBS domain-containing protein; translation: MTRRIVRDVMTKASINVRADAPLSEAAGLLDTYHISGMPVVDRDGHLVGVISQTDLLRARVIDHLWRALPGLAVRHLMTAPAVTASEGMALDDAAALMEKEQIHRLVVVAEDGRTPVGVLSVSDVIHEMAHR
- a CDS encoding thiamine pyrophosphate-dependent enzyme produces the protein MTLTKQPGAPMETHAVADAQHLFDVHAYVDDFNRAVMDAYRANAADVELPADRGVARSIIPPGTAATRDFSHLAPRIPEFIADRCVGCMSCVNTCPDTAILGIALQKSAVEERTAAFAKTEPNAARAAETARSHFVETRKYGEVPAKRGLEPALFGIFVDPVHCKGCAECVEVCVALGYDALAMVDKAPEGPSAEATLDRYARDMRFFRSLPPTPREYRNEKALADLMLGEHAMGYVGGAGSCSGCGEATAIRMLVAATRQTYGSEGMGIVASTGCNTVFGSTYPYNPYLVPWTNSLFENGPADALGIRARWDQEGKSERRIWVIGGDGAMYDIGFQSLSRMVAAGADIKVLVLDTQVYSNTGGQASTASFGGQVTKLSAYGKSLHGRPERRKELGRILMAHGDVFVAQTTPAHVNHFYKAILDANSYPGPAVVISYAPCQPEHGISDDASNRQSRLAVDSRAFPLFTYDPRKGATLKERLSLQGNPQLAADWSTLPDGTVVDFLTFARTEGRFAPHFSDDGTSSAEIRATQEDRLQNWRTLQELAGTRGTPTTTAISGPSNPVSAPLVAP
- a CDS encoding HAD-IC family P-type ATPase is translated as MIEPTPIGLSDREAAERRSRGLGNPQPPATGRTYREILRDNVFTFVNGVIFVMGLALVALGQWSDALVSVGVVTINVVVGLAQEVRAKRVLDRIALLTRPRARVIRDGAEREIDPAEVVLGDVLVARPGDQIVVDGRISGTGQMDLDESLISGESEPVAKGRDDEVLSGSFCIAGAAAYEAVRVGEASYANRITVGARAPRRALTPLQRQVDLVVRVILFVAVSFGIILVASAIIEGQPAVEVVRLAVVVLGLVPNGLFVAIAAAYAMGAVRMASKGALVQQTNAVESLSNVDVLCLDKTGTLTSGRLVLEALRPFHVDESAARGVLGDVVASLSTLDRTTTAVARSCEGRRRPLADEVSFTSELRWSALAFSDEDGSPLLLGAPEALRTRLTVGDAADVDRVSSQLAERGLRVVLLARAQEPAALRDAGGRPVLPPHLSPIAVVALRDELRPEVRETLSRFAQVGVAIKVISGDHPKTVGAIATSAGIEPVGGIVTGADIERIEGDGLRQFAAEHAIFARVAPHQKERLVQAMREDGRYVAMVGDGVNDVPSLKRADLSIALHGGTQAARAVADLVLLDDSFAALPVAFREGQRILQGMQDVLRLFLTRITFMALLIAAAALVDAGFPYTPKQTALLTLLTVGIPAIALAATARPTPRVRERLVRSLIHFVVPAAWSLALVALLLFVAYTAFGDSLERARSTLTTFSILCGLMLVVYAAPPTRRWTGGENSVAGWPTVALIVPLLGAFAWAITAPELRAFFDLGTLQGVDLAVAVAACSLWAVALRWTWRQRLLERALGITETYAAQRPQQMVGN
- a CDS encoding BON domain-containing protein — protein: MSVKRADEVIAKAIRRELREDPSTAALHVHVEVRDGVAILRGRADDLKDADNAAEVALRVRGVRRVAEQLTLREPVA
- a CDS encoding SRPBCC family protein; translated protein: MIEARVRIHIARNPEDTFAFFVDLRNEPAYNAQVRRITKTSSGPIGPGTSFEGEHVGFGRVTWHLREFEAPRHVVIEGEVGGSPYRWVGDFAPSGDGTDMIGRMQWEPQGVWRALGPLARVLLAFNARRAFGRFRDTLEQSDPSRWASPPQRHLRAK